In the genome of Bosea sp. BIWAKO-01, the window GCCATAGCCACATCCGCTACAGCGCGCCTGATCCCGAGGACAGGCCGGGCGTGGATTTCGATTCTCCTGGACGTTTGGACATGGGGGCGCTTCGGGATCTGGACGTCCCGCTCAATGCCGACTTCATTATCTGCGGGCCATCGGCCTTCATGAGCGACCTGACAGCAGGCCTTGCAGCCTGGGGCATCGCTGAAGGCCGGATCCACACTGAACGGTTCGGCGCGGGTCCGTCGAATACCCCGGGGATCGCCGCCTCGCCGCACCGGCCGCCGCACCTGCCTCCCGGACCTTCCGCTTCGGGGCCGATGGTTTCGTTCGCCCGCAGTGGCTTGAGCGTCGCTTGGGGGCCGGCGTTTCAGAGCCTCCTTGAGCTTGCCGAAGCCTGCGACATCCCCACGCGGTGGTCCTGCCGCACGGGGTTCTGCCACTCCTGCGAAACCGGGCTTGTTGCTGGGAAAGTCACCTACCGGCCCGCCCCTATCGATCCACCAGCCGGCGCCAATGTGCTGATCTGCTGTTCCCAGCCTCTGGGCGACGTCGTCGTCGATCTGTGACGGAACTGAGTATCCGCGCGTCTTCAATGGGATCTGGGAGTGCCGCTGCCACCACCAGACCGAGCACGCTCGCATGTCTCACATGGGGCGAGACCGGGCCTTGTGCCGTCTCGAACGGCTATGCCCGCTTCCGGGCGATAGCAAGAGTCGGCTATTTGGCGCTGAGCGAATGGCTCGAAGCGGCGTAACGGTCTCCTTCAGCTAGAGCAGCAGCACGCCGATCGTGATGGTGATCAGCGTCAGCGGCGCCCCGATCTTGAAATAGCTCCAGAAGTCGATCGTGATGCCGTCCTTTGCGGCGCGCTCGGCGACGATCAGGTTCGCGACGGAGCCGAGCAGCGTGAAATTGCCCGCCAGCGTCGAGGCCATGGCGACGACGAGCCAGGCGCGCTGCGGATCGGCCAGCGGCGCGACGAAGGGCTTCAGGACGAGGACGGCTGGAACATTGCTGACGAGGTTCGACAGGACGGCGGTCACGGCGCTGAGCACCATCGTGTTGTCGAGATGGAGCTGCCCCGCCGCCGCGACGACATTGTGGGTCAGGACGCTGTGCTCCAGGCCGGCAACGACGACGAACAGCCCGGCGAACATCATGAGCAAGGATCCATCGATCTCCGCATAGACCTTCTCCGGCCGGATCCGGCGCGTCAGCAAGAGCAGGCCAGCCGCGACGATGGCGACCTTGGCAACCGGCTGGCCGAGGAAGAACAGGACGATCATCGCGAGTGTGACCAGCGCGGATTTCGCCACGAGCCAGCCATGATAATGCGAAGCGAGTTCGGCGTCGGGCAGCCGCTCCCGGGTCCAGAATTCGCGCGGGTTGAGCAGGACGGCCAGCGCGACCGTGACAAGCAGGCCAAGGGCCGCCACCGGCGCCAGCGCCGCCGTGAACGCACCATAGGGAATCTGCGAGAGCGTCCCGATGATCATGTTCTGCGGATTGCCGGTGATCGTCGCCGTCGAGCCGACATTGGAGGCGAGCGCGACCGCGATCAGATAGGGCACCGGATTGCGCTTGAGCGCCCGGGTCAGCTCGATGACGATGGGCGCCATCACCAGGCAGATCGCATCATTGACCAGAAAGGCGGAGAGGATGCCGCTGCTCAGCACGATCGCCGCCAGCAGAAGAACGGGGTGATGCGCCCGCTTCACGGCCCAGCCATTGACCATCCGGAAAAAGCCCGAGAGCCGCAAATTCGCGACGACGATCATCATGCCGAGCAGAAGGGTGATGGTGTCGAGGTCGATCGACTTATACGCCTCCTCCAGCGAGAGCACGCCGAAGGCCAGCATGAGCGTGGCGCCGATCAGAGCCACGCCCGTCCGGTCGATCCGGAAGCCCGGCAGGCGGCCGATCGCGAGGGCCACATAGGTTGCCACGAAGATCGCGATGGCAGCGATCCTGCTCGCCTCGGCAGGCAGAATCATCGTGCTCCAGCCGGGAAGCTGCATCAGGTGCTCACGCCGGTGGAGGCGGCGGTCGCGGGAGCATCTGAGCGGCCGGTCGGCGGCGCGTAGTCTTTGGTTTCTGGCATCAGCACGACATACAGCACGAAGCCGAGG includes:
- a CDS encoding anion transporter, producing MQLPGWSTMILPAEASRIAAIAIFVATYVALAIGRLPGFRIDRTGVALIGATLMLAFGVLSLEEAYKSIDLDTITLLLGMMIVVANLRLSGFFRMVNGWAVKRAHHPVLLLAAIVLSSGILSAFLVNDAICLVMAPIVIELTRALKRNPVPYLIAVALASNVGSTATITGNPQNMIIGTLSQIPYGAFTAALAPVAALGLLVTVALAVLLNPREFWTRERLPDAELASHYHGWLVAKSALVTLAMIVLFFLGQPVAKVAIVAAGLLLLTRRIRPEKVYAEIDGSLLMMFAGLFVVVAGLEHSVLTHNVVAAAGQLHLDNTMVLSAVTAVLSNLVSNVPAVLVLKPFVAPLADPQRAWLVVAMASTLAGNFTLLGSVANLIVAERAAKDGITIDFWSYFKIGAPLTLITITIGVLLL